From the genome of Pararhodobacter sp., one region includes:
- a CDS encoding ParB/RepB/Spo0J family partition protein gives MDRILSIPLAQIDIPDDRLRQMDSDWADGLAQSLSVSGLQNPITVTIADKKGRHVLIAGLHRLTAATRLEWPEINAIIFTGSKLEQRLVEIDENLIRRELSPLDRASHLAERQRIYEELYPETKKGVAHAVARWGDVNEKFSFTSFTADVAEKLGLSQRMIQLSISRYTKIAPDVRAQIASTWIADKGVELDALAKLEPALQRKAVANMLNGEAKSVKAAAALLQGVRPVVSSNDDDEFDRLLTAWRRGGARARKRFVDWLIEEGEVIRPAKAA, from the coding sequence ATGGATCGTATCCTGTCAATTCCACTCGCTCAGATCGACATACCAGATGATCGACTGCGCCAGATGGACAGTGACTGGGCAGACGGGCTGGCACAGTCCCTGTCCGTGAGCGGGCTCCAGAACCCCATCACAGTTACCATCGCGGACAAGAAGGGGCGCCATGTCCTGATTGCCGGCCTCCATCGTCTGACCGCCGCCACGCGGCTGGAATGGCCTGAGATCAACGCCATTATTTTTACGGGCTCGAAGCTCGAACAGCGGCTGGTTGAGATCGATGAAAACCTGATCCGGCGCGAACTCTCGCCTCTGGATCGGGCGTCGCATCTGGCTGAGCGTCAGCGGATCTATGAGGAGCTTTATCCGGAGACAAAAAAGGGCGTAGCTCATGCGGTTGCGCGCTGGGGTGATGTAAACGAAAAATTTTCGTTTACATCCTTCACGGCAGATGTCGCTGAAAAGCTGGGTCTTTCCCAGCGCATGATCCAGCTCTCAATTTCCCGCTACACGAAGATTGCTCCCGATGTGCGCGCACAGATTGCCAGCACATGGATTGCTGACAAGGGCGTGGAACTGGATGCGTTGGCCAAGCTGGAGCCCGCCCTCCAGCGCAAGGCTGTCGCCAACATGCTGAATGGCGAGGCCAAGTCGGTGAAGGCTGCCGCCGCCCTGCTTCAGGGGGTGCGCCCCGTCGTTTCCTCGAATGACGATGATGAGTTTGACCGCCTGCTTACGGCATGGCGGCGCGGTGGCGCGCGCGCCCGGAAGCGCTTTGTCGACTGGCTCATCGAAGAGGGTGAGGTCATCCGGCCCGCCAAGGCGGCATGA
- a CDS encoding helix-turn-helix transcriptional regulator, giving the protein MAIREPNGRWKVAKLPSGDWHPEEIKAAVRMLGSTLYALSRDAGLPEHACRSALRRSHFDGEFAIAEFLGVSPRQVWPSRYRADGSRIPAIRYRPLITTDQMISPDQPERHRQNAAAV; this is encoded by the coding sequence GTGGCCATCCGTGAACCGAACGGCCGGTGGAAAGTAGCGAAGCTACCCTCCGGTGACTGGCATCCAGAAGAGATCAAGGCTGCCGTGCGGATGCTCGGCTCTACCCTTTATGCACTCTCCCGTGATGCAGGCTTGCCTGAACACGCCTGCCGAAGCGCCCTGCGGCGCTCCCATTTCGATGGCGAATTCGCCATCGCCGAATTCCTGGGGGTCTCCCCCCGACAGGTCTGGCCATCCCGGTATCGGGCTGATGGCAGTCGCATCCCCGCCATTCGCTACCGGCCACTGATCACCACTGATCAGATGATTAGCCCTGATCAGCCTGAACGTCACCGGCAAAACGCCGCCGCCGTCTGA
- a CDS encoding phytanoyl-CoA dioxygenase family protein, translating into MKLTQQQLEVFDREGWIFIPDAFSPEEVALMRDSANDVFRAQRPEIWMEKSGVPRTAFACHTYNECFRILANDHRLVDPLEQIFGEKCYMHQFKINAKSSFSGDVWQWHQDFPTWHKDDGMPEPRAMNIAVFLDEVMPINGPLMLVPRSHVSGAIDTEHDTSTTAYPLWTLDNDKVAELVEQGGIVAPTGKPGGLLLFHANLVHGSAGNITPYPRKIVYLTLSALSNKIQKPTRPEFIAHTDFTPVEALPEDTLTNYARAQRSTEAA; encoded by the coding sequence ATGAAACTCACACAGCAGCAGCTTGAAGTCTTCGATCGCGAAGGCTGGATTTTTATTCCGGATGCTTTTTCTCCGGAAGAAGTGGCGCTGATGCGCGATTCCGCGAATGACGTTTTCCGCGCCCAGCGCCCCGAGATCTGGATGGAAAAGTCCGGCGTGCCGCGCACGGCCTTTGCTTGCCACACCTATAATGAATGCTTCCGCATTCTGGCCAATGACCACCGGCTTGTAGACCCGCTGGAACAGATCTTTGGCGAGAAGTGCTACATGCACCAGTTCAAGATCAACGCGAAGTCATCCTTCTCCGGTGATGTGTGGCAGTGGCATCAGGACTTCCCCACCTGGCACAAGGATGATGGCATGCCCGAGCCGCGGGCCATGAACATCGCCGTGTTCCTGGATGAGGTGATGCCCATTAACGGCCCGCTGATGCTCGTGCCCCGCAGCCATGTGAGCGGCGCGATCGACACCGAGCATGACACCTCCACCACGGCTTACCCGCTGTGGACGCTGGATAATGACAAGGTGGCGGAACTGGTGGAGCAAGGTGGCATCGTGGCCCCCACCGGCAAGCCCGGCGGACTGCTGCTGTTCCATGCCAATCTGGTGCATGGCTCGGCAGGCAACATCACGCCGTATCCGCGCAAGATCGTGTATCTGACCTTGTCGGCGCTCTCCAACAAGATTCAGAAGCCGACCCGGCCGGAGTTCATCGCGCATACCGATTTCACGCCAGTGGAAGCGCTGCCGGAAGACACGTTGACGAATTACGCCCGCGCCCAGCGCAGCACAGAAGCTGCCTGA
- a CDS encoding GntR family transcriptional regulator, whose protein sequence is MTSSNLHVTNSEFQIQSSERKAAIMTTAVNLLDPSPILVDRVHEQLVLAITARRLEPGARIRQAELAHQLGVSRQPVSHALQLLKKQGLVQETGRKGLEVTPLNPDHIRNLYQVRGALDTLAARLAAERIRAGQVSRLERQELERSVKNGLALDPDTDAIDFVLADVGFHNLIYRMSGNPGIMDTLEPQIPHIMRSMHVVLMAMHVRTQSDRVWAEHAAIADAVLAGDVTRAADAAFAHADKAGRTTEQHLRSA, encoded by the coding sequence TTGACCAGTTCGAATCTTCATGTCACGAATTCGGAATTCCAAATTCAGAGTTCGGAACGCAAGGCCGCCATTATGACCACCGCCGTGAACCTGCTGGATCCATCCCCCATCCTCGTGGACCGTGTTCATGAGCAGCTGGTGCTGGCCATCACGGCGCGGCGGTTGGAGCCGGGCGCGCGCATTCGGCAGGCGGAACTCGCGCATCAGCTGGGTGTGTCTCGCCAGCCGGTGAGCCATGCGCTGCAATTGCTGAAGAAGCAGGGGCTGGTGCAGGAGACGGGGCGCAAGGGGCTGGAAGTGACGCCGCTTAACCCAGACCATATCCGCAATCTGTATCAGGTGCGTGGGGCGCTGGACACGCTGGCTGCCCGGCTGGCGGCGGAACGTATTCGGGCAGGTCAGGTTTCACGCCTGGAAAGACAGGAGCTGGAAAGATCGGTCAAAAACGGTCTGGCTCTGGATCCTGATACAGATGCGATTGATTTTGTTCTGGCCGATGTCGGTTTCCATAATCTGATTTACCGTATGTCAGGCAATCCCGGCATCATGGATACGCTGGAGCCGCAGATCCCGCACATCATGCGCTCCATGCATGTGGTGCTTATGGCCATGCATGTGCGCACACAGAGTGACCGCGTGTGGGCCGAGCACGCCGCTATTGCGGATGCCGTGCTTGCCGGTGATGTGACACGAGCGGCTGATGCCGCCTTCGCCCATGCCGATAAGGCCGGGCGCACAACCGAGCAGCATTTGAGATCAGCCTGA